Below is a genomic region from Pseudomonadota bacterium.
GCCGAGCAGTACTCCTCGGGCGATTCCTGCGGGCGCGCTCGCCCAGAAGACCGCATGAAAACCCGATTGACTGGGGCAGCCGCATGCGCTGCATTTCCTCGGTTCGCCGACACGCCATCCGACCCCGCGGCGCTGCGCCATCCTCGGTCCGGAGTTTCGGGACGGGCACTAGCTATAGCACCTTGACGCACGCCCGGGTGTCCGGGCAGAGCCAAGCCCCCCGATGGACGATGGGCGACTTGTTCGGGATGCTGCTAGGCTTGGCCCATGCAGCATACGTGGCAGCATACGTGCCCCATCTGTCGCCGCCGAACCTCCAGGCCGATCCAGGACCAGGTGTTTCCGTTCTGTTCACAGCGTTGCAAGCAGGTTGATCTTGGCAACTGGCTGCACGGAAGGTATGTAGTGGGCTCCGAGCTGGTTCCCGAGCGCGTGGATGGCAGCCCCTGCGAGGCTCGGCAAGACACCCTCTCGGAGCACCTCGAACGGGACCAGTTGACGGGCCGGCGGCAGTGATGGCACCGACACGTTCGAAAAGCACGGCGGCCATCGTAGCAGTGCT
It encodes:
- the yacG gene encoding DNA gyrase inhibitor YacG, with protein sequence MQHTWQHTCPICRRRTSRPIQDQVFPFCSQRCKQVDLGNWLHGRYVVGSELVPERVDGSPCEARQDTLSEHLERDQLTGRRQ